The segment GCTGGGAGCGCTGCGGCGCACCGAGGGCCGCGCGGCGGCCGCGGCCGAGGCCGACCCTGACGCAGACCCGGATGCGGTGTCCGGCTCGCATGCCGTGGCCGAGCAGGTCTCCCGCGATCAGGATCCGTCGGTCGAGGGATCGATCGGGAAGCGCGCGAACGACGGATAGGCGTCGATGGTGGGCACGTCGAGCCAGAACGGGCCCGTGGCGTCGTCGGGCACGACATAGGCGACGTAGAGCGTGAACGGGCCGGGGCCCTGGCCCCCGCAGCTGCTGGGCTCGTCGCTGCTCGAGGGAATGCCGAGGTCGAAGCGCGCCTCCTCCCACTGCCGTCCGGTGGCCTGCTCGACAAGTCGCGGGCGCTCGCAGGAGGCGGCATCGGCATCGGGAGCGACGGGGACGGCGGCGATGATGACGCGGGCATCGGCGGGCAGGGTCATCCCGGTCGTGTCGTCGAGCACGGTCGAGCGCACGGGCCCCCAGGTGGCGCCGCCGAGAGAGAGCTCGCCGTCGTCCTCGGCGACCACGGGCGCGGCGGGGCGGCCGCTGAAGTAGTCGTACCATTCGTATCCGCCCACGGCGAGGGCCGTCGCCGGGGCGAGCACGGCCACGGCCGCGAGCCCGATCGCGTTGCGTCGCCACCATCCGCGCGTCATGATCGTGCCCATCCGGTCTCGGACAGCTCGACGGCGGCCTCCTCGCGCACCTCGGACAGGTCGATGCTCACCCGGATCTGCGAGTCGGAGCGTGCATCGGCGTTCACCGAGAAGGCGAGCACGGCCGCGCCGAGCTCGAGATCGCCGGGCAGCTCGAAGGCGACGCTGCCGTGCCGCGCGAGCCCGGGGTAAAGGGATGCGCCGCGGAAGGAGTCCGGACGGTTGCTCGCCGAGAACGTCAGCCCCGCGGTCTCGAGCGTCACGCCGTTGAGCAGCGTCGCGTTCTGCACGGTGACGGCGGCGGCATCCACGTCGACGACGAGCCAGCGCCCGGTCGCGTTCCACCCCCGCGGCGTGCTCACGGTGCGGGCGAGGCGCACATCGGTGACGGTGACGTCGATGTTGCGGCCCACGCCGCGTTCGCCCACGGCCACGACGACGGCGAACGGCTCCTCGCCCGCGTCGTCGGGCGGGGTGATGCCCTTGACCGCGCAGGCCACGACGACGATCGCGATCGCGGCGACCCAGGCGAGCGCTTGATGAGCGCGGCTCACGGCGCGTCTCCCGCATCCGAGACGACGAGCGTCACGCGCGCGCCGACTCCGTCGAGCTGCCACCCCGTGCCTGCGGACAGGGTGAGGTCGTGCTCGGTCGCCGCCGGAAGAAGCAGCACCAGCTCGTCGCCGTCGTGGTACGCGTCGGCGGGCACGATCCATGTCAGCAGCAACGGGGCGCCGACACGCGGCTGCAGCTGCACGCCTGTCGTGTCGTCGTCGCGGCGACTGACCCACGGATCCTCATCGGGGCCGCCGTCGATGCGTACGGCGTCGACGCCGGTGGCGTTCACCGTGCCGCGCGGGGTCGTGCCGAGATTGCGGGCGTCGAGCTCGACACGCAGCACGCGCTCGCCCTCTTCCGGGGCAACGAACGTGCCCCGCGGATCGTCGCTGAGGCTGGCGGAGAGCACGGTCATCTCCAGCCCGGCGCCCTCGTACGCATCGCCCACGGCGACGACAGGGACGGGCGTGGCGACCGCGGCGAGACCGCCGAACGCGGCGGTGGCGGCGAGCGCCGCCCCGGTGCCCGCCGTGACGAGCCAGCCGGTGGGGATGCGCTCGAACGCGCGATGCGCCCAGCGGCGCGGTGCTGCGCCGGCGTCTTCGGTGCCGTCCCCCACGAGCACAGCATAGAACGCGCTTGTCGCGGAACGGGCGGGTCACGGGGCGAATCCGGGCGCGCCCCACAGCCCGCGGCGCCGCCAGGAGGCATGCTGGGAGGAGGCGTGCGCACGGTGCGCGCGCCCCGCCGAGAGGACGACGCACGCTGATGCCGGACAAGCTGACCGAGGTCGATCGGGATCGAGCCCGCAAGGCGGTCGAACTCGCCCAGCGCTGGATCGACGAGGCGGCGGGGGCGTCGTCGGATCCGGCCGCCGCGCGCCTGGCCGGCGTGCTGCAGGATCCGAACGGGCTGGCGTTCACGGTCGGCTTCGTCGACGGCGTCATGCGGCCCGAGAGTCTCGCCGCCGCCGCGGGCGGGTTGCGCCGCGTGGCCCCGCTCGCCCCCCGATTCCTGCCCTGGCCGCTGCGACTGGCCGTGCGGGCCGGAGGAGCGGTCGCCCCCGTGCTGCCCTGGCCGACCGTGCCGATCGCCCGACGGGTGCTGCGCCGGATGGTGGGGCACCTCGTCGTCGACGCCCGCCCCGCCAAGCTGGGCCCGGCCATCGCCGCCCTGCGCGAGGGCGGCGCACGGCTCAACCTCAACCTGCTCGGCGAGGCCGTGCTGGGCGAGAAGGAAGCGCAGCGGAGACTGTCGGGCATCCACGAGCTCATCCACCGCCCCGACGTCGACTACGTGTCGGTGAAGGTCTCGGCCGTCGTCAGCCGCATCTCGATGTGGGCCTTCGACGAGGTCGTCGATCAGGTCGCCGAGCGGCTCATGCCGCTGTATCTCACGGCGGCCTCCAACGGCACCTTCATCAACCTCGACATGGAGGAGTACCGCGACCTCGACCTCACGATCGCCGTCTTCACGCGCATCCTCGAGGATCCACGCCTGCAACGGCTCGAGGCGGGCATCGTGCTGCAGGCGTATCTGCCGGATGCGCTGCCGGCGCTGCGCGAACTGACCGCGTGGGCGCAGGATCGCGTCGCGCATGGCGGGGCGCGCATCAAGGTGCGCCTCGTCAAGGGGGCCAACCTCGCCATGGAGCACGTCGACGCCCTCATGCACGGCTGGTCGCCGGCGACCTACGCGACCAAGGTCGACACGGATGCGAACTACCTGCGCTGCCTCGACGTGGCCCTGCGCCCGGAGGCGACCCGCGCCGTGCGCATCGGGGTCGCCGGGCACAACCTGTTCGACATCGCCTACGCCGTGCTGCTGGCCGACGAGAGGGGCGTGCGCGGCGGCGCCGACGCCTCCGGCGTCGAGTTCGAGATGCTCCTCGGCATGGCGCAAGGACAGGTCGAGGCCGTGCGGCGCGACGTCGGCGCGGTACTGCTGTACGTGCCCGTCGTCGCCCCGGCGGAGTTCGACGTCGCCATCAGCTACCTTGTGCGGCGCCTGGAGGAGAACGCCTCCTCCGACAACTACCTCTCCGCCGTGTTCCGCCTGCACGACGACCACGCGCTGCTCGAGCGCGAGGTCGCGCGCTTCGCCTCGTCGCTGGAGCGCTCGGCCGACCCCGACCTGCTCATCGGCCCCCGTCGCGCCCAGGATCGCCTCGCCCCCGCGCACGAGTCGATGGCGCGCGCGGTCGACACCGATGCCGGCGAGGATGCGATGACGCAGGCCGTGCTGGGCATCGCGCGCTCGCCGGAGGCCGACCCGAACGACACGTTCGTGGAGACCGCCGTGTACGCCGCGCGCGAGCAGCAGGGACAGGTCGCCGCGGGCGCCCCCGGATTCGCGAACACCCCCGACAGCGACCCCGCCCTGGCGCCCAACCGCGAGTGGGCGCGCGGGATCATCGCGCACATCCCCCGCTCCACCGCCGGAGACGCCGTGGCAGGATCGGCGCGGATCGACGACACCGCAGTGCTCGAGCGCACGATCACCGGGGTGCGCGCCGCGGCGACGGCATGGGGCGCGCGCTCGGCATCCGAACGCGCGGAGGTGCTGCTGCGCGCAGCCGCCGTGCTCGAGTCGCGCCGTGGCGAGCTGATCGAAGTCGCCGCCGCCGAGACCGGGAAGGTGTTCGCCGAGGCCGACATCGAGGTGAGCGAGGCGGTCGATTTCGCCAAGTACTACGCTGCCAAGGCCCGTGAGCTCGACGCCGTGCCCGGCGCGAGCTTCGTGCCGTCGGCGCTCACCGTCGTCGCCCCGCCGTGGAACTTCCCGCTCGCGATCCCGTCCGGCGGCGTGCTCGCCGCGCTCGCGGCCGGATCCGGCGTCGTGTTCAAACCCGCCCCGCAGGCCCGGCGCTGCGCGGCCGTGATCGCGGCGGCGCTGTGGGATGCGGGGATCCCGCGCGAGGTGCTCGCGCTCGTCGACATCGAGGAGGGAGCGCTCGGGCGTCAGCTCGTGGCGCATCCCGGGGTCGACAGGGTCATCCTCACCGGGTCGTGGGACACCGCGGCGCTGTTCCGCAGCTGGCGGCCCGATCTGCCGCTTCTGGCGGAGACGAGCGGCAAGAACGCGATGATCGTGGCGCCCACCGCCGACCTCGATCTCGCGGTGGCCGACCTCGTGCACAGCGCGTTCGGGCACGCGGGGCAGAAGTGCTCGGCGGCCTCGCTCGCGATCCTCGTCGGCCCGGTGGGGCGGTCCAAGCGCTTCGTCCGGCAGCTCGTCGACGCCACCCGATCGCTGCGCGTCGGATCGCCCGCGGATCCGCTCACCGAGATGGGGCCCGTCATCGAGGTGCCCGAGGGCAAGCTGCGCTGGGCGCTGACCGAGCTGGAAGCCGATGAGAAGTGGCTGCTGACGCCGCGGCAGGTCGCCACCGACGACCCGGCGCTGGCCGGGCGGCTGTGGACCCCGGGCATCCGCATCGGCGTGCGCGAGGGTGCGCGCTTCCACCGTGAGGAGTTCTTCGGTCCTGTGCTGGGGGTCATGCACGCGGCCACGCTGGAGCAGGCGATCGCGCTGCAGAATGCGGTGGACTACGGCCTCACGGCCGGGCTGCACACCCAGGATCCCGCCGACCTCGCGACGTGGCTCGACGAGGTGCAGGCCGGCAATCTCTACGTGAACCGGGGCATCACCGGCGCGATCGTGCAGCGTCAGCCGTTCGGCGGGTGGAAGCGCTCCTCGGTGGGCGCGGGAACCAAGGCCGGCGGGCCGAATTACCTCATCGGGCTCGGCTCCTGGCGCGGCACCTCCGGCGGGGCGCCGTCGAGCACGCTGCACCTGCGCGGACTCGACACGCGCATCACGGCTCTCATCGAGGCCGCTCAGCCGTCGCTGGATTACGCGGCGTTCGAGTGGTTGCGTCGCGCCGCGCTGTCGGATGCGCTGGTGTGGGATCGCGAGTTCGGCCGTGTGCGCGACGTGTCGCGGCTGGGTGTGGAGCGCAACCTGTTCCGTTACCGCCCCGTGCCGGTCGCGATCCGGGCGACGGGCGAGGCATCCTGGCGCGAGCTGCTGCGGGTCGCCATGGCGGCGATCCGCACCGGAGCGGCGTTCACCCTCTCCACGCCCGCGGGTCTGCCGGCGGCGGTGCGGCACGTGCTCGCCGATCTGCGGGTGACGGTGTTCGTGGAGTCCGACGAGGAGTGGATACGCCGGATGGACCGGTCCGGCGACGGCGTCGAGCTTCTCTCCGAGAGCGCCTCGGCGCCCGGCCCTGCCCGGGCCCGGCTGGTCGGCCCGGCCGCGGATGTCGCAGCGCTGCACACCGCTCTGGCCGATGCGGTGGAGGGCGATCCGGATCTCGCGATCTACCCCGGCGAGGTCACGACGGCCGGTCGGATCGAGCTGCTGCCGTTCCTGCACGAGCAGTCCGTGACGATCACCGCCCACCGCTTCGGCGACCCCGACGACTGGAGCGCCGCGGTCATCTGACGGGCACGGATGGCTGAGTGACGCGGTTCTGTCGAGCACGGATGGCTGACTGCCTCGCCAATCGTCGGGACGGATGGCTGAGCGTGCGGGGGTCACGGGCACGACACGCCGCATCTTCGTCCGGCGAAGCCCCACGGGCTCAACCATCCGTTGCTGAGCTTCGCGCTGGGGTTCAGCCATCTGTCCCGAGCGGGTCGTGACCGTTCAGCCATCTGTCCGGGCGCGGTCGGAATGTGGCGAATGCACGGCGCGGGATGAGAAGATGAGGTCTGGCGTGCCCGAGTCGCATCTTCCCCGCGCTGCTCTCCGAGCCGCGGGTCGAACTTCCGCCGGGCCCCTGGACAGCGTCCGCCGCACCCGTTGGAGGAGCACCCATGACGACGCCCGAGACCGCCACGGCGACCGAAGCCCCCGCCCGCACGGCGCAGCACCGCCGGTACCTGATGTGCCGCCCGGAGCACTTCACCGTCAGCTACACGATCAATCCGTGGATGGAGCCGGCCAACCCGACCGACACCGCCAAGGCCGTCGCGCAGTGGCAGAAGCTGTACGACCTGTACCTGGAGCTGGGCCATGAGGTCGAGCTCATCGATCCGCTGCCCGGATACCCCGACATGGTCTACACGGCCAACGGCGGGTTCGTGATCGACGGCCGCGCGTACGTGCCCAAGTTCCGCTTCGTCGAGCGCGCCGGCGAGGCCCCCGCGTTCGCGGAATGGTTCCGCGCCGCCGGCTTCGACACGGTCATCCCGGAGGAGGTCAACGAGGGCGAGGGCGACTTCCTGCTCGCCGGCGACGTCATCCTGGCGGGCACCGGCTTCCGCTCCACGGGCGACAGCCACCGCGAGGTGGGCGAGGCCTTCGGCCGCGAGGTGATCTCGCTGAACCTCGTCGACCCGCGTTTCTACCACCTCGACACCGCGCTGACGATTCTCGACCCCGTCGTGGGTGCGGAGAACGGCGGTCCGGAGCGGGCGAACATCGCCTACCTGCCGCACGCCTTCGACGACGCGAGCCGCGCGATCCTCGAGGAGCGCTTCCCCGAGGCGATCCTCGTCTCGGATGAGGACGGCGCCGTGTTCGGCCTGAACTCGGCCAGCGACGGCTACAACGTCATCATCTCGCCGCGCGCGACCGGGTTCGACAAGCAGCTGCGCGAGCGCGGCTACAACCCGATCATGATCGACCTGTCCGAGCTGCTGCTCGGCGGCGGCGGCATCAAGTGCTGCACGCTCGAGCTGAGGGCGGCATGATGAGCGAGCCCCTCACCTCGTCGATCACCGTTCCCGGGCCGGCCACCTCGGCGACCGCGATCGTCGGATCCCGCGCCACCGGTACCGAGCCGCACGTGGCCGAGAACTACAGCCCGCTGCCCGTCACCATCGCGCGCGGCGAAGGCGTGTGGGTGGCGGATGCGGAGGGCAAGCGCTACCTCGACCTGCTCGCCGCGTACTCGGCCGTGAACTTCGGCCACCGCCACCCCGCGCTCGTCGCCGCCGTGGAGGAGCAGCTGGGCCGGATCACCCTCACCAGCCGCGCCTTCCGCAGCGACATGCTCGAGCCCTTCGCCGCCGCGCTCGCGCGCCTGTGCGGCAAGGATCTCGTGCTGCCCATGAACACCGGTGCCGAGGCGGTGGAGACCGGCATCAAGGTCGCCCGCGCCTGGGGCTACCGCGTCAAGGGCGTCGCGCCGGAGGCGGCGCGCATCGTCGTCGCGGCGGGCAACTTCCACGGCCGCACCACGACGATCGTCGGCTTCAGCGACGACCCCGTGGCCCGCGAGGGCTTCGGGCCGTTCGCGCCCGGCTTCGACGTCGTGCCCTACGGGGATGCCGAGGCTCTCGTCGCCGCGATCACCGACGAGACGGTGGCCGTGCTCATCGAGCCGATCCAGGGCGAGGCGGGGGTCATCATCCCGCCTGAGGACTATCTGCGTCGCATCCGCGAGGTGTGCACGGAGCGGAACGTGCTGTTCATCGCTGATGAGATCCAGTCCGGCCTCGGCCGCGTGGGCGAGACGTTCGCGTGCGACCGCGAGGGCGTCGTGCCCGACCTGTACCTGCTGGGCAAGGCGCTCGGCGGCGGCATCCTTCCCGTTTCGGCTGTCGTCGGCGACCGCGACGTGCTGGGCGTGATCCGCCCCGGTGAGCACGGCTCGACGTTCGGCGGCAACCCGCTGGCTGCGGCCGTGGGACTGCGCGTGGTCGAGATGCTCGAGTCGGGAGAGTTCCAGGAGCGCGCCGCCGCACTCGGCGAGCATCTGCGCTCGGGGCTCGAGGCCTTCCTCGGCCACGGCGTGACCGAGGTGCGCGTCGCCGGGCTCTGGGCCGGTGTCGACATCGACCCGGCGATCGGCACGGGCCGCGAGATCGCCGAGCGCCTCATGGAGCGCGGCGTGCTCGTGAAGGACACGCACGGGCAGACCGTGCGCATCGCCCCGCCGATCGTCATCCGCACCACGGAGCTGGACTGGGCGCTGGAGCAGCTGCGCTTCGTGCTCGACGCCTGACCCGCGGAGTAGGCTCGGCGGCCAGGGGGCAGCATGACCACGGATGCGCGTGAGAAGGTGATCGGGCCGGAAGACGCCGGGCTGCGCGGCTTCGTCTGGTACGCATGGCCGTGGGTCAACTGGCTGCTGCCGGTGTACGTCGTCTTCCACGGCTTCCTCGGCAACGGCGGGTGGGAATCGGTGATGCTGATGATGGGCTCGCCGGTGATCATCCCCGCCGCGGGCCTGCTCGGCTCGCTCCCGCGCTTCATCATGCGCAAGAGCGGTCACCGCTACGCGCCCTGGCCGCTGCTGCCCGCTCTGTTCGTGCTGTGGTGGAGCTGGCTGACCGCCGCGATGGCGATGCCCGCGGTGGGCGATTCCGGATCGGACCCCTCGATCCTCAGCGGGTTCGTCAGCGGAGGGCTCTCGGAAGGATTCGAGAACGGCGTGATGGCGGCATCCATCCTGCTCGGCGCGCTCGCCTGGGTGCTCGTGCTGGGCCTTGCCTCGAGCCTGCCGATCGGCGCGGGCGAGCGGCCGCCGGCGCCGCTGCTCGGCCGCCTGTCGTTCTTCGTCGTGCCGCTGATCCTCGTCGCCGTCGTCGTGATCGGCGGACTCGTCGGCGACCACGCGTAGCCGACCGACTCCGCGGCACATGGTCAGGCGTCGACGCTGACCCGCACGCTGTGCCAGCCCGACGCGCCGTCGGGAGCGGGGGGAGCCTCACTGCCGGTCTGCACCCGGCCGTGGGCATCGACCGCCCGGCACTGGATGCGGTGCTCGCCGGGCGTGGCATCCCACGGCAGCGACCACTGCGCCCAGATGTCGGCCGAGGCGCTCGCGCCGCTCTGGGCCGCGAGGGTGGCGGGCAGCCACGCGCCGTCGTCGATCTGCACCTCCACGCCCGAGACGCCGGTGCCCGGCAGCCACGCGACGCCAGCGATCACGGTCGCGCCCGCGGCGACGGGTCGCCCGGCGCGCGGCACGTCGATGCGCGACTGCAGCTTGATCGGCCCCTCCGCAGCCCAGCCGCGATCCGTCCAGTACGCACGGGCGCGATCGAACCGGGTGACCTCCAGGTCGGTGACCCACTTCGTCGCCGACACGTAGCCGTACAGGCCCGGCACGACCATCCGCACCGGGAAGCCGTGGCTCAGCGGCAGCGGTTCGCCGTTCATCCCGACCGCCAGCAGCGCATCGCGCTCGTCGGTGAGCGCGGTCAGCGGCGTGCCCGCCGTGAACCCGTCGATCGAGCGCGAGAGCACCATATCTGCGCCGGCGAGCGGATGCGCCCGCGCGAGCAGGTCGCGGATCGGATGCCCCAGCCACACGGCCGTGCCGACGAGACTCCCGCCCACGGGATTCGACACGCACGACAGCGTCACGGCGCGTTCGATCAGCGGCAGGGCGAGCAGCTCGTCCCAGGTGAGCACGACCTCGTTCTCGACCATGCCGTGGATGCGCAGGCTCCAGTCGGCGGGGTCGACGGACGGCACGATCAGCGCCGTGTCGATGCGGTAGAAGTCGCTGTTCGGCGTGATCAGCGGCGAGAGTCCGGGGATGTCCTCGGCGGCATCCGGCGGGGGCGCGGCCGCGGGCGAGGATGCCGCGGGGAGGCGGATGGCGTCGCGCACGGCGGAGATCGCCGTGGACCCTGCACGCAGCGCCTCGCCGAACAGCGTCGCGATGACGCCGATCCCGGTGGTCACGCCCGCGGCCACGAGGAACCGGCGCCGGTCGAGTCGCGACGGCTCGGGCGCCCCTTCCTCCTCATGCCGCACCGCCGCCATGGGCGGCAGGCGCCGGACCAGCAGCCGCAGGGCGACGACGGCGGCCGCTCCGGCGGCGACCGACGGCAGCCAGGCCAGCAACCCCGCATTCGCACGTGTGAGGGCGAGGGCGCCCACGGCGATCCCCAGGACGCCGAAGATCACGGCGCCGACGGGCGGTCGCCGCACCTCCAGCAGTCCGACGCCCGCGGCCAGCAGCACGAGCACGAGGGCGATGCCGACCAGCAGCGCCACCTTGTCCGCCGTGCCGAACCAGGCGATCGCGGTGTCCTTCGCCCATGCGGGCGCGGCGTCGATCAGCGCACCTCCGATCACGGCGAACGGGGCGGAACCGGGGGCGAAGACGGCGACGAGCTGTCCGATGCCGACGCCGAGCACGGCGGATGCGACGCCGGCGACGGCCGGACGCAGATGCATCCCGGCGGAGCGCGTCGGCGTCGGCGTCGTGCGGAGGGTCATCTGCTCAGGTTAGGAGTCCTGTGCCTCCGCGGGTGCGAAGAGAACGGATTCGTAAGAAGTGGCGCGGTGGGCCCGGGGCGCGCAGGGGACCGCTCTCAGGGGTTGCGGACGATCGGCCCTTCGGGCGGGCGCGGCTCCGC is part of the Microbacterium pseudoresistens genome and harbors:
- the rocD gene encoding ornithine--oxo-acid transaminase, coding for MSEPLTSSITVPGPATSATAIVGSRATGTEPHVAENYSPLPVTIARGEGVWVADAEGKRYLDLLAAYSAVNFGHRHPALVAAVEEQLGRITLTSRAFRSDMLEPFAAALARLCGKDLVLPMNTGAEAVETGIKVARAWGYRVKGVAPEAARIVVAAGNFHGRTTTIVGFSDDPVAREGFGPFAPGFDVVPYGDAEALVAAITDETVAVLIEPIQGEAGVIIPPEDYLRRIREVCTERNVLFIADEIQSGLGRVGETFACDREGVVPDLYLLGKALGGGILPVSAVVGDRDVLGVIRPGEHGSTFGGNPLAAAVGLRVVEMLESGEFQERAAALGEHLRSGLEAFLGHGVTEVRVAGLWAGVDIDPAIGTGREIAERLMERGVLVKDTHGQTVRIAPPIVIRTTELDWALEQLRFVLDA
- the ddaH gene encoding dimethylargininase, which produces MTTPETATATEAPARTAQHRRYLMCRPEHFTVSYTINPWMEPANPTDTAKAVAQWQKLYDLYLELGHEVELIDPLPGYPDMVYTANGGFVIDGRAYVPKFRFVERAGEAPAFAEWFRAAGFDTVIPEEVNEGEGDFLLAGDVILAGTGFRSTGDSHREVGEAFGREVISLNLVDPRFYHLDTALTILDPVVGAENGGPERANIAYLPHAFDDASRAILEERFPEAILVSDEDGAVFGLNSASDGYNVIISPRATGFDKQLRERGYNPIMIDLSELLLGGGGIKCCTLELRAA
- a CDS encoding molybdopterin-dependent oxidoreductase, translating into MTLRTTPTPTRSAGMHLRPAVAGVASAVLGVGIGQLVAVFAPGSAPFAVIGGALIDAAPAWAKDTAIAWFGTADKVALLVGIALVLVLLAAGVGLLEVRRPPVGAVIFGVLGIAVGALALTRANAGLLAWLPSVAAGAAAVVALRLLVRRLPPMAAVRHEEEGAPEPSRLDRRRFLVAAGVTTGIGVIATLFGEALRAGSTAISAVRDAIRLPAASSPAAAPPPDAAEDIPGLSPLITPNSDFYRIDTALIVPSVDPADWSLRIHGMVENEVVLTWDELLALPLIERAVTLSCVSNPVGGSLVGTAVWLGHPIRDLLARAHPLAGADMVLSRSIDGFTAGTPLTALTDERDALLAVGMNGEPLPLSHGFPVRMVVPGLYGYVSATKWVTDLEVTRFDRARAYWTDRGWAAEGPIKLQSRIDVPRAGRPVAAGATVIAGVAWLPGTGVSGVEVQIDDGAWLPATLAAQSGASASADIWAQWSLPWDATPGEHRIQCRAVDAHGRVQTGSEAPPAPDGASGWHSVRVSVDA
- a CDS encoding proline dehydrogenase family protein gives rise to the protein MPDKLTEVDRDRARKAVELAQRWIDEAAGASSDPAAARLAGVLQDPNGLAFTVGFVDGVMRPESLAAAAGGLRRVAPLAPRFLPWPLRLAVRAGGAVAPVLPWPTVPIARRVLRRMVGHLVVDARPAKLGPAIAALREGGARLNLNLLGEAVLGEKEAQRRLSGIHELIHRPDVDYVSVKVSAVVSRISMWAFDEVVDQVAERLMPLYLTAASNGTFINLDMEEYRDLDLTIAVFTRILEDPRLQRLEAGIVLQAYLPDALPALRELTAWAQDRVAHGGARIKVRLVKGANLAMEHVDALMHGWSPATYATKVDTDANYLRCLDVALRPEATRAVRIGVAGHNLFDIAYAVLLADERGVRGGADASGVEFEMLLGMAQGQVEAVRRDVGAVLLYVPVVAPAEFDVAISYLVRRLEENASSDNYLSAVFRLHDDHALLEREVARFASSLERSADPDLLIGPRRAQDRLAPAHESMARAVDTDAGEDAMTQAVLGIARSPEADPNDTFVETAVYAAREQQGQVAAGAPGFANTPDSDPALAPNREWARGIIAHIPRSTAGDAVAGSARIDDTAVLERTITGVRAAATAWGARSASERAEVLLRAAAVLESRRGELIEVAAAETGKVFAEADIEVSEAVDFAKYYAAKARELDAVPGASFVPSALTVVAPPWNFPLAIPSGGVLAALAAGSGVVFKPAPQARRCAAVIAAALWDAGIPREVLALVDIEEGALGRQLVAHPGVDRVILTGSWDTAALFRSWRPDLPLLAETSGKNAMIVAPTADLDLAVADLVHSAFGHAGQKCSAASLAILVGPVGRSKRFVRQLVDATRSLRVGSPADPLTEMGPVIEVPEGKLRWALTELEADEKWLLTPRQVATDDPALAGRLWTPGIRIGVREGARFHREEFFGPVLGVMHAATLEQAIALQNAVDYGLTAGLHTQDPADLATWLDEVQAGNLYVNRGITGAIVQRQPFGGWKRSSVGAGTKAGGPNYLIGLGSWRGTSGGAPSSTLHLRGLDTRITALIEAAQPSLDYAAFEWLRRAALSDALVWDREFGRVRDVSRLGVERNLFRYRPVPVAIRATGEASWRELLRVAMAAIRTGAAFTLSTPAGLPAAVRHVLADLRVTVFVESDEEWIRRMDRSGDGVELLSESASAPGPARARLVGPAADVAALHTALADAVEGDPDLAIYPGEVTTAGRIELLPFLHEQSVTITAHRFGDPDDWSAAVI